The genomic DNA AACTACCTACACAGTAGTTAAGAGCCCGCATGTCTACAAAAAGGGCCGTGAACAGTTTGAGATGCGTGTCCATAAGCGCCTAATCGATGTGCTAAACCCTACTCCAAAAACAATCGATTCATTGATGAACCTTTCGTTGCCCGCAGGCTGCGACGCCGAAATCAAGATGTAAACTAATGAACATCGAATTCGTCGGTAATCAAATAAATTTTCCGATTCCGAAAGGCCAAATACGTGTGCGTTTTTTTGTACTGTCTAACCTTACTTGCGGTATGATAAGCGCAAACACCATAGACACAGAACAAGTGACTATAGCATCCGTAGAGACAACTCATGTCGTTCCAACAGAAGATCCTATGCAAGTTGTAAACTTTGCAGATAAGGCAGCGTTCTTAATACAGCGGACTTTCTGCCCTGAGGAGCAGTCTAAAGCAACCACATTATTCAAGCACTAATATTGAGCTTAATAAAGTTAACTTTTAGTGTAAAATATGCTTATGGTTAAGAAAAATAGAAAAAGTCTAATAAAAGACTCTGATGAAGAGTTTTTTCTGAAGTTAGTTATGTTCTTGGTCTTTGGCTGTTTGTGGCTGAGAGTAGAACGTTTTCCTGAGTGGCAGTTACCGATTCCATTTGGGCTTCTGCTGGGTCTTTGGTTTGCGAGCCGCGACCATTTTGCGATCAATCGTAAGATAGAATACGCGGTACTGCTGCTTGCTTGTTTGGTTGGCTTCTGGCTACCAATTGGCGTACGAGTTAGTTTATAAAGTTCAAAAGTATATAAAGTTTTTAAAGTTGATAAGGTTATAGAGTTCATAAAGTTTTTAGTTATAGAGTTTTTATCAAACCTGAAAGCATTTTTGATATTTCAATAGCTAGCTCCGAAAGTTCAACAGCCTCTTTCTCATCGAAAAGTCCAATTTCTATTCCTAAGCTAAGCATTGACCTTACTTCAGCTCATGAGCCTTTTGATATGTATAAGAAGTTTCTGAACTCTTTGTTACCATTTCGCTCGTAACCTTCGGCATATTGCTCATTACAGACACAGCTGACCGCTGCAACTGATCCTTGAATGAATAATCATTGCAGTTTTTAAGGATTTTGTATATGCCTACAGCAAGCAGTTTTGATTTTTGCCAGGCATTTATCTGTTCGAATGACATAAACTTCATAATCCTAACTTTACTAACTTCATTGTAGAATCCTCAACATCTTGACAGGTGTTATAGTTTTGTGCTAATCTGTAATCAATATCGAAACTTGGTTATCGAGCAAGTCTACGGATACTGCTTGAAGCCAAGAATTTTTGTGCCTTAAGGAATGGATCCAAAACTCCTTGAGGCAACAATCGGCCGGTATCAAATTATTAACTATAAACAAAAGGTTTAAACCAGTATGAAAGCTCTCATTACGAGAAAGATTGGTATGATCAGCGCTATGGCCGAAGACGGTTCTGTCGCTGCTGTGACGCTGCTTTCCGCTACACCATGTGTAATTACACAACTCAAGACCGAGGACAACGACGGTTATAATTCCGTACAGCTTGGCTTCGAAGAAGGTAAAAATATAGCTAAGCCACTCGCTGGCCATCTAGCAAAATCAAAAGCCACACCAAAAATTATCCGTGAATTTAGAATAACAGAACCCAGCGAAGACCTCGCAGTAGGCAAAGAGCTTACAGCCGAGGTCTTTTCTGTTGGCGACCAAGTAGACGTTACTGGAACTAGCAAGGGTAAAGGTTGGGCCGGTACTATCAAGCGCCACAATTTCAAACGAGGCCGCAAAACTCATGGTGGCCGTTCCTACAGACGAGTTGGCTCTATCGGCTCGATGTATCCTCAAAAGATTTTTAAAGGCAAGCGCATGGCCGGCCAAATGGGCGATGAACAAGTTACAGTAAAGCGCCTTAAAGTAGCGATTGTCGATGTTACCAACAATGTTATCGGTGTTTATGGAGCAGTTCCCGGACCAAAAAAGGGAATTGTTTTAATTAAGGAGGCGAAATAATGAGTGTTGCAACATATACAAAGTCTGGCACCAAAGCTGCAGCTCCTAGTCGTCTTAAGAAGGAAGTTTTTGAGCTAGAAGTAAAAACGCATGATCTTATCAAGCAGGCTTACCTCGCGGATCAAGCTAATACCAGGGCTAACCTAGCTGTGACCAAAAAGCGCGGTGAAGTGCGTGGTGGCGGCAAGAAACCGTGGAAACAAAAAGGTACTGGACGCGCTCGTTTTGGCTCTTCAAGAGTGCCAATCTGGCGCGGTGGTGGTATTGTTTTTGGCCCAACCGGAAATGAGAACTACTCGATCAAGCTAAACAAAGCAGCCAAGAAAACAGCCATTAAGCAAGCGCTTAGTTTATCTGCTAGCTCATCAAAACTGATAATAATTGAATCGATCGAGCTAAAGGAAGCTAAAACCAGTGCAGCAAACAACCTATTAAGTAGAATCGGCGCAACCGGTAGTGTTCTGGTTGTGGTTTCTGCAAAAACTCCAGAGCTAGTTAGAGCCTTCAGAAATCTTGCCAATGTCAAACTAGCGGCAGCTAGCTACCTAAACGTATTTGACATCATCAATGCAGATCACATCGTACTTACCGCAGATGCAGTATCGACCGTGCACGATTGGCTGGCGGCTTCCGAAAAACCAGCAGCCAAAGGAGGAAAAAATAATGAGTAAGACTACAATCCTCATCCCTGTGGTTAGCGAAAAGGCATATGGCGCCAGCAGCTCACTCAATCGATTTGCTTTTGTGGTTCCTAAGACCGCAAACAAGCATGAGGTAGCCAGAGCTGTTGCCGCACAATACGGCGTCGAAGTAGTGTCGGTTGCGATCGTTAATCAACTTGGCAAGACAACGCGTGCCTATCGCAGCAAGCGAATGGTCAGCGGTAGCCGTAGCGACTACAAAAAGGCTTATGTAACCATTAAGGCCGGACAGTCATTGCCAATTTTTGCAGCAGTTGAAGAAGCGGAAGCTCCAAAACCTGCCAAAGAGGCTAAGTCGTCAGATAAACCCAAAAAAAGCTTGCTAAAGCGTGCTTCTAAGAAGGAGGAAAAATAATCATGGCTCTAAGATCCATTAAACCTACTACTCCTGGCCAGCGCGGTATGAGTACGCAGGATTTTGACGGCATTACTACCCGTAAACCCGTTCGTTCGCTAATTAAGATCAAGAAAAAAACTAGTGGCCGAAACAACCAAGGCCGTATAACCACTAGGCACAAGGGGGGCGGAGTCAAGCAGTACTACCGACTAGTAAACTTTAATCTTGCAAGCGGCACCAAGGCTGTTGTGGAGCACATAGAATATGACCCTAACCGCACAGCAAGACTTGCCCGTATCAAGGAAGCAAACGGCAAATACCATTACATTTTGGCGGCCAACGGCATAAAAGTGGGCGCCAAGATCGAGAGTGGAGATGAAGCTCCAATTGTTATCGGCAATAGAATACAGCTTAAGAACATACCGACCGGCACCAGTGTTTATGCTGTAGAATTGCAGCCAGGCAAAGGCGGCCAAATCGCTCGTTCTGCTGGCCAGAGCGTTCAAATTGTCGCCAAAGAAGACCACCAAATTCAGCTAAAAATGCCAAGCGGTGAAATCCGCATCGTTTTGCCTACTTGTATGGCACACATTGGCGTAATTGGTAACGAGCAACATCAGAACATCAATTACGGTAAGGCCGGCCGAACTCGCAAACGAGGTATTCGTCCAACCGTGCGTGGTGTTGTCCAGAACGCTGTCGATCACCCTCACGGTGGTGGAGACGGTGGTCGTCACGGTGTTGGTGGTAGCACTAATCACGGTGCAGCGCCTCGCACACCTTGGGGCCAGAAGACACTCGGATTCAAGACCCGAACCCGTAAGAGTACTAATAAATTTATCGTAAGAAGCCGTCACGCGGCCAAGAGGAAATAATTATGAGTAATACTTTAAATATTTGCAGAAATTGTCCAGTTATGCAGATCCGCAGACTATCAGAGGGTGCTATCTGCAGCGGCAACAATGCGGGCTCTCCTGAATGTATAACATCATTAGAAAATTTATTGGATGAAAAATATATCAAGCCTTCAATATACGAAACACTTCTTGTCGAGCAACAGTTAGGTAAAATCGTAAGTATAGGGGCGGAAAATGAGTAGGAGTCTTAAAAAAGGACCATTCGTGGATTTCAAGCTTGCTAAGAAGGTGAATGCTCTTGGCGCTGAAGACCGCACAATTATTAAGACCTGGGCAAGAGCCAGTACTATTCCGCCAGAATTTGTCGGCCGCACCATTGCTGTGCATAATGGCAAGGTGCATGTTCCTGTTTTCGTAACAGAGAACATGGTTGGCCACAAACTCGGAGAATTTGCCCCAACCCGTAAGTTCCGCAAACATGGCGGTAAGATGGCGAAGGGAGCATAAAGTATGAACGTTATTGCTACCGCCAAAGGTGTACGAATGAGCCCACGCAAAGTTGGTGTTGTTGCCAGCCTTGTTCGCAACCGCACTGTTGCTGACGCTATGGTCATTTTAAGCCACACACCCCGCAGATCTGCTTCTGTTGTTGAGAAAGTGATTGCTAGTGCTAGAGCTAATGCCGAACACAACTTCAACCTAAAGCCAGACACACTTAAAATAGTCGAGATCAGTGTTACAAGTGGACCGCGTATCAAGCGCTACCGCCCAGCGGCTCATGGTCGCGCATTGCCTTTTCAGCGTCGTTCAAGCCATATTCGTGTTGTTGTAACTGGTGAAGTACGTCAGAAACCAGCTAAAGCGACGAAAGTAGAGGAGAAATAGTATGGGACAAAAAGTTAACCCGATCTCCATGAGATTGCAAGTGAATAAAGACTGGCGCAGCAAATGGTTTGCTAGTCGCAAAGATTACGCTAAGTATCTAAAAGACGACCTCGAGGTTCGAAAACTTATCAAAGATAAGCTAGGCAAAAGAGCAGCTATTAACAAAGTTGACATTGAGCGGTCGCCAAACCTTATAACTGTAACTCTTCAGACAGCCAAGGCTGGTGTAGTGATTGGGCGTGGTGGTGCAGGCGTTCAAGAATTGAAGACTGCTATCGAGAAGGTATATCAGACTCCTACAAGACTAAATATAGAGGAAGTTAAAAAGCCAGAGCTTTACGCAAAGTTGGTCGGCGAAAACATCGCCAACCAGATTGAACGACGTATTTCATTCCGCCGTGCGATTAAACAAGCCAGTGCCAATGCCATGCGTGCTGGCGCTAAAGGCGTTCGTATCGAGATTGCTGGTCGTCTTAATGGCGCTGAAATGTCTCGTCGCGAAAAAGAAGTAGCCGGAAGTGTGCCGCTGCATACCATTCGTGCCGATATTGATTTTGCACAAGTTGACGCTCAGACTCCTGCCGGGATTATCGGTATCAAAGTCTGGATTTACAAAGGGGAGGTTTTGTAATGTTGTTACCTAACAAAACCAAGTACCGCAAGGTACGAAAAGGCACCAACGAAGGTGTCGCAACTAGACTTAACTACATTGCTCATGGTGATTTTGGTCTACAGTCGCTCGAAAACGAGCGCATTACCAGCAGACAGATCGAGGCTGCGCGTCAGGCAATGACTCGCTACATTAAGCGTGGTGGTCAAATCTGGATAAGAATTTTCCCGCATACTCCTGTTAGTCGCAAGCCACATGATGTAAAGATGGGTAGCGGCAAAGGCAATCCAGAATTTTTTGTGGCAAAAGTCCAAACCGGAACAGTCTTGTTCGAAATGGGCGGCGTCACACGCGAAGTAGCCCAAGAAGCTATGCGCCTTGCTGGCCACAAGTTGCCAGTTAAGACAAAGTTCATTGAGAAGGAGGGCAGATAATGAAAATCGTTGAAATCCGTAAACTGCCAACAGAGAAACTAACTGAGGAGAGCGTACGCCTTCGTGAAGAAATTTCAGAGATGAAACGACGGCTCAAAATGGGTGAAATGCAAAACGTACGAGTTGTGCGAGCAAAGCGCAAAGATCTAGCTAGAGTTCTAACGGTTCTAAGTGAACAATTGACAAAGGAGAATGCATAATGGCGCGTCGAATAGTAGGTACAGTCGTATCCGACAAAGCAGACAAAACTATTGTCGTAGCCTCGCGTACCCGAAAAACACATCCAATTTATAAAAAGACCTATGTTTCTACTAAGAAATTCATGGCACATGACGAGAAAAACGAAGCCAAGGTTGGCGATCGTGTTTCGATTATCGAAACCAGACCGCTTAGCGCTCGTAAGCGTTTTGCGCTTCGCAAAGTAATCGAAAAGGCTGCAATCACAGAGTCTGATAGAGTTGACGCCGTAGCGGCATTACCAGAAGAGGAGGCCAAGTCATGATACAACAAGAGTCAAGACTAGTCGTCTGTGACAACAGTGGCGCTAAAGAGATTTTGTGTATTCGTGTACTTGGCGGTACGCGCCGCCGATACGCACGAGTTGGCGATATCATTGTGGCAACCGTTAAGCAGGCCAACCCTAGTGGTAACGTTAAGAAAAAATCAGTCGTTAAGGCAGTAGTAGTGCGCAGCCGACGCGAACTTAAACGAGCTGACGGCTCAACCATTCGTTTCGACGATAACGCAGCAGTAATTATCGGTGACGACAAATTGCCTAAGGGTACTCGAATTTTTGGCCCAATTCCGCGAGAGCTGCGTGACCTCGGTTACGCCAAGATAATATCCTTAGCACCGGAGGTACTTTAGATGAAAGCTTCTAATATGATTTACAAAATTCGCCT from Candidatus Saccharibacteria bacterium includes the following:
- the rpsJ gene encoding 30S ribosomal protein S10 — its product is MAEAKKPTNQPSQQARIRIRLKAYDHKVIDQSAKQIVDTALRTGATLAGPIPLPTRKTTYTVVKSPHVYKKGREQFEMRVHKRLIDVLNPTPKTIDSLMNLSLPAGCDAEIKM
- the rplC gene encoding 50S ribosomal protein L3, with translation MKALITRKIGMISAMAEDGSVAAVTLLSATPCVITQLKTEDNDGYNSVQLGFEEGKNIAKPLAGHLAKSKATPKIIREFRITEPSEDLAVGKELTAEVFSVGDQVDVTGTSKGKGWAGTIKRHNFKRGRKTHGGRSYRRVGSIGSMYPQKIFKGKRMAGQMGDEQVTVKRLKVAIVDVTNNVIGVYGAVPGPKKGIVLIKEAK
- the rplD gene encoding 50S ribosomal protein L4, coding for MSVATYTKSGTKAAAPSRLKKEVFELEVKTHDLIKQAYLADQANTRANLAVTKKRGEVRGGGKKPWKQKGTGRARFGSSRVPIWRGGGIVFGPTGNENYSIKLNKAAKKTAIKQALSLSASSSKLIIIESIELKEAKTSAANNLLSRIGATGSVLVVVSAKTPELVRAFRNLANVKLAAASYLNVFDIINADHIVLTADAVSTVHDWLAASEKPAAKGGKNNE
- a CDS encoding 50S ribosomal protein L23 → MSKTTILIPVVSEKAYGASSSLNRFAFVVPKTANKHEVARAVAAQYGVEVVSVAIVNQLGKTTRAYRSKRMVSGSRSDYKKAYVTIKAGQSLPIFAAVEEAEAPKPAKEAKSSDKPKKSLLKRASKKEEK
- the rplB gene encoding 50S ribosomal protein L2, which encodes MALRSIKPTTPGQRGMSTQDFDGITTRKPVRSLIKIKKKTSGRNNQGRITTRHKGGGVKQYYRLVNFNLASGTKAVVEHIEYDPNRTARLARIKEANGKYHYILAANGIKVGAKIESGDEAPIVIGNRIQLKNIPTGTSVYAVELQPGKGGQIARSAGQSVQIVAKEDHQIQLKMPSGEIRIVLPTCMAHIGVIGNEQHQNINYGKAGRTRKRGIRPTVRGVVQNAVDHPHGGGDGGRHGVGGSTNHGAAPRTPWGQKTLGFKTRTRKSTNKFIVRSRHAAKRK
- the rpsS gene encoding 30S ribosomal protein S19, with the protein product MSRSLKKGPFVDFKLAKKVNALGAEDRTIIKTWARASTIPPEFVGRTIAVHNGKVHVPVFVTENMVGHKLGEFAPTRKFRKHGGKMAKGA
- the rplV gene encoding 50S ribosomal protein L22, encoding MNVIATAKGVRMSPRKVGVVASLVRNRTVADAMVILSHTPRRSASVVEKVIASARANAEHNFNLKPDTLKIVEISVTSGPRIKRYRPAAHGRALPFQRRSSHIRVVVTGEVRQKPAKATKVEEK
- the rpsC gene encoding 30S ribosomal protein S3 translates to MGQKVNPISMRLQVNKDWRSKWFASRKDYAKYLKDDLEVRKLIKDKLGKRAAINKVDIERSPNLITVTLQTAKAGVVIGRGGAGVQELKTAIEKVYQTPTRLNIEEVKKPELYAKLVGENIANQIERRISFRRAIKQASANAMRAGAKGVRIEIAGRLNGAEMSRREKEVAGSVPLHTIRADIDFAQVDAQTPAGIIGIKVWIYKGEVL
- the rplP gene encoding 50S ribosomal protein L16; translation: MLLPNKTKYRKVRKGTNEGVATRLNYIAHGDFGLQSLENERITSRQIEAARQAMTRYIKRGGQIWIRIFPHTPVSRKPHDVKMGSGKGNPEFFVAKVQTGTVLFEMGGVTREVAQEAMRLAGHKLPVKTKFIEKEGR
- the rpmC gene encoding 50S ribosomal protein L29 translates to MKIVEIRKLPTEKLTEESVRLREEISEMKRRLKMGEMQNVRVVRAKRKDLARVLTVLSEQLTKENA
- the rpsQ gene encoding 30S ribosomal protein S17, with product MARRIVGTVVSDKADKTIVVASRTRKTHPIYKKTYVSTKKFMAHDEKNEAKVGDRVSIIETRPLSARKRFALRKVIEKAAITESDRVDAVAALPEEEAKS
- the rplN gene encoding 50S ribosomal protein L14, which produces MIQQESRLVVCDNSGAKEILCIRVLGGTRRRYARVGDIIVATVKQANPSGNVKKKSVVKAVVVRSRRELKRADGSTIRFDDNAAVIIGDDKLPKGTRIFGPIPRELRDLGYAKIISLAPEVL